Proteins encoded within one genomic window of Hevea brasiliensis isolate MT/VB/25A 57/8 chromosome 8, ASM3005281v1, whole genome shotgun sequence:
- the LOC131182488 gene encoding lectin beta-1 and beta-2 chains-like, giving the protein MESSKRPSLCTFIILFFFTFFPFKIQSSTESTSFSFNEFSSYNMTEIKLEGDAYAEDPYIKLTKSFDQLSSDGSVGRATYYKPIHLWDKSGNIADFKTHFSFAMNSTGNESRGNGFAFFLANNGSKLEPLSGGGRLGLLSYTNAQLPFVAVEFDTGWSSDWDPADGNDHIGIDLNSLFSVVVTNWTQDDIANGEEIQAWIEYNSSSKNLSVLVTNGNEESSTSNNSYNLHYIVDFREYLTDEWVTVGFSASTTIDLFEEHEIHTWNFNSTLQVDENLGNHTDTQGVRPTAAISTKRENKVWIWAVLGVSGTLNLVLLGLVWYGYCKNRRRKTEIGPGSANRHFGETALRK; this is encoded by the coding sequence ATGGAATCCTCCAAACGTCCGTCTTTGTGCACATTCATCATCCTATTCTTCTTTACATTCTTCCCTTTCAAAATCCAATCTTCCACTGAATCAACCTCTTTTAGCTTCAACGAATTCAGCTCATATAATATGACAGAGATTAAGTTGGAGGGAGACGCATATGCTGAAGATCCATACATTAAACTCACCAAAAGCTTTGATCAGTTGAGCTCCGATGGTAGCGTCGGTCGAGCCACATATTACAAACCAATTCACCTTTGGGATAAGTCTGGCAATATTGCAGACTTCAAAACTCATTTTTCCTTCGCTATGAATTCCACCGGTAATGAAAGCAGAGGCAATGGATTTGCATTCTTCCTCGCCAACAATGGTTCTAAACTCGAGCCTTTGTCAGGAGGCGGACGTCTTGGCCTTTTGAGCTATACCAATGCGCAACTTCCATTTGTTGCCGTTGAATTTGACACTGGCTGGAGTAGTGATTGGGATCCTGCAGATGGAAATGATCACATAGGTATTGATCTCAACTCATTGTTCTCTGTCGTTGTCACGAACTGGACACAGGATGATATAGCTAATGGAGAAGAAATTCAAGCTTGGATTGAATACAATTCCAGCTCAAAAAATTTAAGTGTTCTTGTAACTAATGGTAATGAAGAAAGTTCCACCAGTAATAATTCGTATAACCTTCATTATATTGTAGACTTTAGAGAATATTTAACAGATGAATGGGTTACGGTAGGCTTCTCAGCATCCACCACCATAGATTTATTCGAGGAGCATGAGATACACACTTGGAATTTTAACTCAACCTTGCAAGTTGATGAAAATTTAGGCAACCACACTGACACACAAGGGGTCAGGCCCACTGCAGCCATCTCCACAAAAAGAGAGAACAAAGTATGGATATGGGCTGTCTTGGGTGTTAGTGGCACCCTGAATTTGGTTTTGTTAGGTTTG